Proteins co-encoded in one Myxococcaceae bacterium JPH2 genomic window:
- a CDS encoding sterol desaturase family protein has protein sequence MGEPHIPKRVAEFREVYRRRAVSPRYSGWGHLAFTTLSCLGGMSLALSWLEHPRPAELLTVPGVILLANGVEFLGHRGPMHRRRPGMSAVFARHTGQHHRFFTHQSMETESSRDFKLVLFPPVLLAFFLGAIALPLGLLCFVLASANVGLLFVATALGYYLSYEWLHLSYHLPEGHPIVRWPGLAWLRAHHQVHHDPSRMTRFHFNLTFPLADYLVGTVWRPKGRRSKGPEEPRARAARRPRPSA, from the coding sequence ATGGGCGAGCCCCACATCCCCAAGCGAGTCGCGGAGTTTCGCGAGGTCTACCGGCGCCGAGCGGTGAGCCCGCGCTACTCGGGCTGGGGACACCTGGCCTTCACCACGCTGAGCTGCCTGGGGGGCATGTCGCTCGCCCTCTCCTGGCTGGAGCATCCCCGGCCCGCCGAGCTGCTGACCGTCCCCGGAGTCATCCTCCTGGCGAACGGGGTGGAGTTCCTCGGGCACCGAGGCCCGATGCATCGGCGCCGCCCCGGGATGAGCGCGGTCTTCGCGCGCCACACAGGGCAGCACCATCGGTTCTTCACGCACCAGTCGATGGAGACCGAGTCGAGCCGCGACTTCAAGCTGGTGCTCTTCCCTCCGGTGCTGCTCGCGTTCTTCCTCGGGGCCATCGCCCTGCCGCTCGGGCTGCTCTGCTTCGTGCTCGCCTCGGCGAACGTGGGCCTGCTCTTCGTGGCGACGGCGCTGGGCTACTACCTCTCCTATGAGTGGCTCCACCTCAGCTACCACCTGCCTGAAGGGCATCCGATTGTCCGGTGGCCCGGGCTCGCCTGGCTCCGCGCGCACCATCAGGTGCACCACGATCCGAGCCGCATGACCCGCTTCCACTTCAATCTCACCTTCCCCCTGGCGGACTACCTCGTCGGGACGGTGTGGCGACCCAAGGGCCGAAGAAGCAAGGGCCCAGAGGAGCCCCGGGCACGCGCAGCGAGGCGCCCTCGCCCGTCCGCCTGA